The Microplitis mediator isolate UGA2020A chromosome 8, iyMicMedi2.1, whole genome shotgun sequence genome has a window encoding:
- the LOC130674027 gene encoding locomotion-related protein Hikaru genki encodes MTVNFNPLWFIVFMLPGFICPGDAKQDDSNNLDCKLEGLHPFLIITYKNVTISADKIRIPHSERVTVRCRELGRYKLVGDPFLQCRNGEWNNKPPSCLPTTSISNYSENAPPTILFGLPTGSAAIEPSGALAVFPGSILHLECLFARHMGNPEWTWTSTFRQYLTGWAIAASEKDWKYRLSIYYVKNQDSGVYTCSTPKGLTNSIRIHVIDLHCPTLTVAPPTIGRIQGTRMGHKAEFGCPDGYKLEGSRRLNCQYNGRWSSEVPRCDPILCPQINITNPRLQLLEYNNTVGGRASFDCMWGNNLIGEPTIICRDDGRWSAPPPHCLQIICRLPPMPKNGKVIEDRLTNSGKKRVRVKKVGSLLRFACLPSHQLIGEASIICMENGTWSHDPPQCEVRCPYPGDPPHGKIAPLKFWYKPEDTIQVTCSPGYVTPLEPVKRPTCRENGMWSGPPPPCRSYRDV; translated from the exons ATGACAGTGAATTTCAACCCTCTATGGTTTATTGTCTTCATGTTGCCGGGTTTCATCTGTCCTGGTGATGCTAAGCAAG atgaTTCGAATAATTTGGATTGTAAATTAGAAGGATTACATCCTTTTCtcataattacatacaaaAATGTAACAATATCA GCAGACAAGATTAGAATTCCACATAGCGAACGTGTCACAGTGAGATGTCGAGAACTAGGGAGGTACAAACTTGTCGGTGATCCTTTTCTCCAATGTCGGAATGGAGAATGGAATAATAAGCCACCTTCTTGTTTACCAACAACTTCCATCTCTAATTACAGCG aAAATGCGCCACCAACAATTTTATTCGGATTACCAACAGGATCAGCGGCTATTGAACCTTCTGGAGCGTTAGCTGTCTTCCCCGGAAGTATTTTACATCTCGAGTGTTTATTTGCCAGACATATGGGTAACCCAGAATGGACGTGGACGTCGACATTTCGTCAATACCTCACGG gcTGGGCTATCGCAGCATCTGAAAAAGATTGGAAATACAGATTGTCGATATACTACGTTAAAAATCAAGACTCTGGAGTTTATACATGTTCAACACCAAAAGGTTTGACTAATTCAATTCGCATACACGTTAtag ATTTGCATTGCCCTACATTGACAGTCGCTCCACCAACGATCGGAAGAATTCAAGGAACGAGGATGGGACATAAAGCGGAATTCGGATGTCCAGATGGTTACAAACTCGAAGGATCCCGACGTTTAAATTGTCAATATAATG gaagatgGTCAAGTGAAGTTCCACGTTGCGATCCGATACTTTGCCCGCAAATTAATATAACGAACCCCAGACTCCAATTATTGGAGTACAATAATACCGTTGGAGGGAGAGCATCTTTTGATTGTATGTGGGGTAATAATCTCATTGGTGAACCGACAATTATTTGCAGAGATGACGGCAGGTGGAGCGCACCCCCACCTCATTGTTTac aaataatttgCCGCCTGCCCCCAATGCCGAAGAATGGAAAAGTTATAGAAGATCGATTAACAAATTCAGGGAAGAAACGTGTTCGTGTAAAGAAAGTAGGATCTCTTTTGAGGTTCGCGTGTCTCCCGAGTCATCAACTGATTGGTGAAGCATCAATTATCTGCATGGAAAACGGAACGTGGTCACACGATCCGCCTCAAT GCGAAGTAAGATGTCCTTATCCAGGCGATCCACCTCATGGAAAAATAGCTCCATTGAAATTTTGGTACAAACCTGAAGATACTATTCAAGTAACTTGTTCACCTGGATATGTAACACCTCTTGAACCAGTTAAAAGGCCTACATGCCGAGAAAATGGGATGTGGAGTGGACCACCACCACCTTGCCGGTCTTATCGTGATgtatga
- the LOC130673451 gene encoding probable serine/threonine-protein kinase DDB_G0282963, translated as MEIMDSSVKVVKGRQLNSPPDADNCKIMATIFENQPWISKFKSMCLMDNSGSSSLISLMEYFIRNVQPTVNECQTKPLRADKLKGFISETLLFFMYYYRSQEENYDRAIYMDLMSDLLAMYIDLELKASKRTCEYHERISGRLASYLYIYLENSTEHLMDTILKIRFMSSTYYQIINPIMTTIFRIVPKHPQSCLMYTRYFLVYRIWKRITKDQNIKNEINAKALASLKLPSTSFPQYIIDHVLPKVPNTQQEISTKSMLSQHMELEKSCSAFIKFSRELRGLKDNDIDDTRLDDTVEALKPEDNLISKLQLSKENSIKNNNLFLNSSSSNSINNNNYNNNSESKVTINNNNNNNDNNSTANIINPICSKPTSRKPIKKNNNVVLIDLTSDDTNVKVIKQKKQEQKRLSWLQKISKRKSIATTEDSNISEDDKTTTEDSLQQLEDIFGIKSFTVDTDNKRVEEEIKVEMKILPSTSSAEISRNNPVNLIEDDEEVCMISNKLFASKINNINFHVETNESQLCKNNLTIEPVDGSKEELIINDNEIVVEENVKLSSPMIVNDEYEQVTIEKNIPSVEENIIDVTKNNVSVSENEYLDKRPYNENINKKADEGKITSQSNFKFKSTNLDVNEYQRNTVLHFNQSTEFVDFNNKDTGEEGKEKEEKDNVTGEKVAAFKISDAEFHEHIDGLSLLASVSQRVSHLTAASNEPTKSRELIKVKDYNSLITSCDTTKQNRTISNNNNHSEVLLTNEDNRFVSIYPDDDIDKVALHVEVSSTEDFNYNFPKSEYQETSSSSSPFLSSTSYSYSSNININSNERSNGLTSTSVQVESTIPSDKEETNVILNGETIVLLQKSPNSNLYIINKAVENKDHNINNDDEEILKDKNSTKLSDKVTHDSYSRELYDSYRITQPLSSVTSKSFELTQDIRRTTKAEPVSEVKALDLKKKSMKKNSCSDIKGVSTTGRCRIKQEFNACANDITNHMSNSSYAQTCSQDHDPRIHLAGSNPLPAMYHHSNYTTGDLYISCRQNCNSVCVPVNHQTAASIHGNPKSTRCTCLNCTYDIVTHCNQYIMPAGDVVTETSSGIDPAAYYIPIQQPSVLQDRSLNKTHEDNKIKMYDSQLLCKLEAAIDDERQHHHQKHQQTKQPQPQQQTKIYSPDVNIKLPLKKRFKSIIAPDFDTASIKMEKVDNNFIDRSIISMSALGAHSTDNLIKHKINGNNIMQRDYDKNLINNNGYHNYSDTRKRKPHANNVIIYTNNNNDNNNNNDDDDEDYEDYGTDNNYKKMNEEIMRPLKKIKEPKSINKNLNSVRKTRSSQRKVPKINYSCMDDDLEINPSVEVKRKRRKTSR; from the exons ATGGAGATAATGGATTCGAGTGTTAAAGTTGTAAAAGGAAGACAGCTCAACTCACCACCAG ATGCTGATAACTGTAAAATAATGGCTACGATATTTGAAAACCAACCGtggatttcaaaatttaaatccatgtGTTTAATGGATAACTCCGGCTCGTCGTCATTAATTTCGTTAATGGAATATTTTATAAG AAACGTTCAGCCCACCGTAAACGAATGTCAAACAAAGCCGTTGCGGGCGGATAAATTAAAGGGTTTTATCAGTGAAACTCTACTCTTCTTCATGTATTACTATAGGTCGCAAGAAGAG AATTACGACCGAGCAATTTACATGGACCTAATGTCTGATTTATTGGCAATGTATATAGATTTAGAATTGAAAGCGTCCAAGCGAACATGTGAATATCATGAGCGGATTTCGGGTCGCTTAGCTTCCTacctttatatttatttag AAAATTCAACCGAGCACCTCATGGATACAATTCTTAAAATCCGATTTATGAGTTCAActtattatcaaataataaatccaATTATGAC AACAATATTTCGTATTGTACCGAAACACCCGCAGTCCTGTTTGATGTACACTCGTTATTTTCTGGTCTACCGGATATGGAAAAGAATCACTAAagatcaaaatattaaaaatgaaataaatgccAAAGCATTGGCGTCACTTAAATTACCTTCTACCTCGTTTCCGCAATATATTATTGATCATGTATTACCAAAAGTGCCAAATACTCAACAAGAAATATCAACAAAATCTATGCTATCACAGCACATGGAGTTGGAAAAATCCTGCTCGgcattcataaaattttcccgTGAATTACGAGGATTAAAAGATAACGATATTGACGATACTCGATTGGATGATACCGTCGAAGCTTtaaag cctgaagataatttaatttcaaaattacaattatcaaaggaaaattccattaaaaataataatttattcctaAATAGCAGTAGCAGTAAtagcattaataataataattataataataatagtgaatcaaaagttaccataaataataataataataataatgataataattcaaCAGCAAATATAATAAATCCAATTTGTAGTAAACCTACATCGCGTAaacccataaaaaaaaataataacgttGTACTTATTGATCTTACATCGGATGATACAAACGTTAAAGTTATAAAGCAAAAAAAACAAGAGCAGAAACGTCTTAGTtggctacaaaaaatatctaaacGCAAGAGTATTGCCACAACTGAAGACAGTAACATCAGTGAAGATGATAAAACTACCACAGAAGATTCATTGCAACAACTCGAAGATATATTTGGTATTAAATCTTTTACAGTAGACACAGATAATAAAAGAGTtgaagaagaaataaaagttGAGATGAAAATTTTACCTTCTACGTCTTCAGCAGAAATAAGTCGAAATAATCCTGTAAATCTTATTGAAGACGATGAAGAAGTTTGTatgatttcaaataaattgttcgctagtaaaataaataatataaattttcacgtTGAAACAAATGAAAGTCAgttgtgtaaaaataatttaacaatagaACCAGTAGATGGAAGTAAAgaagaattaattattaatgataatgaaatAGTTGTTGAagaaaatgttaaattatCAAGTCCAATGATTGTTAATGATGAGTATGAACAAGTaacgattgaaaaaaatataccaagtgtagaagaaaatattattgatgttactaaaaataatgtaaGCGTATCAGAAAATGAGTACCTGGATAAAAGACCgtataatgaaaatataaataagaaagcTGATGAAGGTAAAATTACCAgtcaatctaattttaaatttaaaagtacaaATTTAGACGTGAATGAATACCAACGAAATACCGTTCTGCACTTTAATCAAAGTACCGAATTCGTTGACTTTAATAACAAAGATACAGGCGAAGaaggaaaagaaaaagaagaaaaagataaCGTGACAGGAGAAAAAGTAGCAGCGTTTAAAATAAGCGACGCGGAATTTCATGAACATATTGACGGTCTCTCCTTACTAGCGTCAGTATCACAAAGGGTTTCCCATCTAACTGCAGCATCAAACGAACCAACTAAATCACGCGAATTAATTAAAGTCAAAGACTATAACAGTCTAATTACTTCATGTGATACAACCAAGCAGAATAGAAccattagtaataataataatcatagtgAAGTGCTGTTAACAAACGAGGATAATAGATTCGTTAGCATATACCCCGATGACGACATCGACAAAGTAGCTCTTCATGTGGAAGTATCATCAACTgaagattttaattataattttccaaAGTCTGAGTATCAAGAGACTTCCTCATCATCTTCtccatttttatcatcaacttCTTATTCTTACAGtagtaatattaatattaattctaATGAAAGGTCAAATGGGTTGACAAGTACCTCAGTACAAGTCGAAAGTACAATCCCGTCAGATAAAGAAGAAACGAATGTTATACTCAATGGCGAGACAATTGTTTTGTTGCAAAAATCACCGAACAGTaatctatatattataaataaagccGTAGAAAACAAAgatcacaatataaataatgatgatgaggaAATTTTAAAGGATAAAAATTCTACAAAGCTGTCAGATAAAGTTACCCATGATAGTTATTCACGTGAACTATACGACTCTTACCGGATTACTCAACCTCTTTCGTCTGTAACGTCAAAGAGTTTCGAGCTGACACAAGACATTCGTCGTACAACAAAAGCTGAGCCTGTAAGTGAAGTAAAAGcattggatttaaaaaaaaaatcaatgaagaaaaattcttgCAGTGACATTAAAGGAGTTTCAACAACCGGAAGATGCCGTATAAAACAAGAATTCAATGCTTGTGCAAATGATATAACAAATCACATGAGTAATTCATCTTACGCCCAAACTTGTTCGCAAGATCATGATCCCCGAATACATTTAGCAGGATCAAATCCACTGCCTGCGATGTATCATCATTCAAATTACACAACCGGAGACTTGTATATTTCATGTCGTCAAAATTGTAATTCCGTTTGTGTTCCCGTGAATCATCAAACAGCAGCATCAATCCACGGAAACCCAAAATCAACACGATGTACATGTTTAAACTGTACTTACGATATTGTCACCCATTGTAATCAATACATTATGCCAGCAGGTGACGTGGTTACAGAAACATCTTCTGGGATCGATCCAGCTGCGTATTACATTCCAATACAACAGCCCTCTGTTTTGCAAGACCGTTCATTGAACAAAACACACGAAGATAATAAGATTAAGATGTATGATAGTCAATTATTGTGTAAATTAGAAGCCGCTATCGATGATGAGCGACAGCATCATCATCAAAAGCACCAGCAAACAAAACAACCACAGCCGCAACaacaaactaaaatttattcacccgatgttaatattaaattaccatTGAAAAAGAGATTTAAGTCTATTATAGCACCGGACTTTGATACCGCATCAATTAAAATGGAAAAGgtcgataataattttatcgacAGGTCAATAATATCAATGAGCGCACTTGGAGCTCATTCAACTGACAATTTAATTAAGCATAAAATAAATGGAAATAATATCATGCAGAGAGATTACgataagaatttaattaataacaatggttaccataattataGTGATACGAGAAAGAGAAAACCGCATGCtaataatgttattatttatacgaataataataatgataataataataataatgacgacGATGATGAAGATTATGAGGACTATggtactgataataattacaaaaaaatgaatgaggAAATTATGAGgcctttgaaaaaaataaaagaaccaaaatctataaacaaaaatttgaattctgtTAGAAAAACTAGAAGTTCACAAAGAaaagttccaaaaataaattattcatgtaTGGACGATGATCTCGAAATTAATCCGTCCGTTGAAGTTAAACGTAAGAGAAGAAAAACAAGCCGatga